One genomic segment of Cellulophaga sp. HaHaR_3_176 includes these proteins:
- a CDS encoding twin-arginine translocase TatA/TatE family subunit — protein sequence MYTTMFLFISGAEIFFIMFIVVMVFGADKIPDIAKGLGKGMRQLKDATEDIKQEIQKSADKQGIDTNFTKDIKKEIEKVKESVNEVTGVIKRK from the coding sequence ATGTATACGACTATGTTTTTATTTATCAGTGGTGCAGAGATATTCTTCATCATGTTTATAGTGGTTATGGTCTTCGGAGCCGATAAGATTCCTGATATAGCAAAAGGTTTAGGGAAAGGTATGCGTCAACTAAAAGATGCTACAGAAGATATTAAGCAAGAAATACAGAAAAGTGCTGACAAGCAAGGAATTGATACAAACTTCACTAAGGATATTAAAAAAGAAATAGAAAAGGTTAAAGAAAGCGTTAATGAAGTTACTGGCGTAATTAAGAGAAAGTAA
- a CDS encoding O-methyltransferase, with protein sequence MHFLSPLLEDYIANSSENEPEVLKELTRETHLKVIQPRMITGHFQGRVLSMFSKLLNPKHILEIGTYTGYSAICLAEGLQKNGALHTIDVNEELNSMQRRYFDKSGFGNQIIQHTGDALQVIPELDIIFDLVFIDAQKTSYDLYFEAVMKKVRPGSIILSDNVLWSGKVVEPLDPKDKATKILLDYNKKLKEDPRVETVLLPVRDGLTMSRVL encoded by the coding sequence ATGCATTTTCTATCACCTTTATTAGAGGATTACATTGCCAATAGTTCTGAAAACGAACCTGAAGTTTTAAAAGAACTTACGCGCGAAACACACCTAAAAGTAATTCAACCTCGAATGATTACGGGTCATTTTCAAGGTAGAGTATTAAGTATGTTTTCAAAACTGCTAAACCCTAAGCATATTTTAGAAATTGGCACCTACACTGGCTACTCTGCAATATGCCTTGCTGAAGGTTTACAAAAAAATGGTGCATTACACACTATTGATGTAAATGAAGAATTAAACAGTATGCAACGCCGTTATTTTGACAAAAGCGGATTCGGAAACCAAATAATACAACATACAGGTGATGCATTACAGGTGATCCCCGAATTAGATATAATATTTGATTTGGTTTTTATTGATGCGCAAAAAACAAGTTACGATTTGTATTTTGAAGCTGTTATGAAAAAGGTTAGGCCTGGTAGTATTATATTATCTGACAATGTACTTTGGTCTGGGAAAGTGGTAGAGCCTTTAGACCCAAAAGATAAAGCCACTAAAATTTTATTAGATTATAATAAAAAACTAAAAGAAGACCCTAGAGTAGAAACCGTTTTATTACCTGTTAGAGATGGCTTAACGATGAGTCGTGTGCTATAA
- a CDS encoding phosphatase PAP2 family protein — MLEKLLTWDRETFIYLNSLGIEKYDHFWSFATNISTWIPLYVLFAYLLLTKKPNKEDWRKFATVFLMLIFVLALTGITKEWVGRLRPSIDENINTLIRIVKASNGFSFFSGHSAFSFSLTTIIVLFLKHKYKWVWVFYIWPFFLAFSRIYVGVHYPVDLITGATVGILSANLFVAIYLRFIAHDSSLSHL; from the coding sequence ATGCTCGAAAAATTGTTAACCTGGGATAGGGAAACTTTTATTTATTTGAATAGTCTCGGTATTGAAAAATACGATCACTTTTGGAGCTTTGCGACAAATATTTCTACTTGGATTCCTCTTTACGTATTATTTGCTTACCTGTTACTTACTAAAAAACCCAACAAAGAAGACTGGCGAAAATTTGCCACTGTATTTCTAATGCTAATTTTTGTTTTAGCATTAACAGGCATCACTAAAGAGTGGGTGGGTAGGTTGCGACCTAGTATCGACGAAAATATAAATACATTAATACGCATCGTAAAAGCATCAAACGGATTCAGTTTTTTTTCAGGCCATTCTGCTTTTTCATTCTCCTTAACAACAATAATAGTCTTGTTTTTAAAACATAAATACAAGTGGGTATGGGTATTTTATATATGGCCATTTTTTTTAGCCTTTAGCCGTATTTATGTAGGTGTACATTATCCAGTAGATTTAATTACAGGAGCCACTGTAGGCATCTTATCTGCAAACCTTTTTGTTGCTATTTACCTTAGGTTTATAGCACACGACTCATCGTTAAGCCATCTCTAA
- a CDS encoding M1 family metallopeptidase — translation MYKIKYCFMALLFVATTILSAQEQDAKEKTAPHGNVNKFKQMYEEFSTPNTYRSASGAPGPNYYQQQADYKMDITLDDKNAKIYGEETITYINNSPDNLEFLWLQLDQNVRTKDTKAKLKNGSSVPVANTVETFAKAYMKENFDGGFNIEFVKDSNGKALPYTINQTMMRIDLPTPLKSKDQISFSVKWNYNIPDHTVDRARSGYEFFPEDGNRAYVIAQFFPRMAVYSDVEGWQNHQFWGNGEFALPFGDYDVNITVPADHILDATGDLQNMKDVFSKEMIGRYEMAKKSFDKPVIIVTQAEAEAAEKGFSEKTKTWKFKAKNVRDYGFATSRKFIWDMQNVKLGNGKTSMAVSLYPKEGNPLWEEYSTKAVAHTLRSYSAHTFDYPYSKAISVHAKNQGMEYPMICWNYGRPEKDGTYSDRVKYGMISVIIHEVGHNFFPMIVNSDERQWGWMDEGLDTFMQYMAEQEFGEAFPEAIAPNDKYPSRRGEPSKIVDYMSGDQDFIAPIMSNPENVYQLGNNAYGKPATALNILRETVMGRELFDHAFKTYAHRWMFKHPSPEDFFRTMEDASAVDLDYYWRGWFYSTEFVDIGVSSVKKYVVSDKPTAKMKEYAAARNQNIKDLPPLVYLAEEGTEDYNEKSNGKLPSEISKPLKEFMMDNMTAEERAAVKEPKFFYEVTFNKPGGIPMPLIVEYTYGDGTMETITYPAEIWRKNDKEISYVLSLQKELVSVVVDPKAETADIDTTNNSWPKKDVQSDFDKFKGSQKN, via the coding sequence ATGTACAAGATCAAGTATTGCTTTATGGCATTATTGTTTGTAGCGACGACTATACTTAGCGCGCAAGAACAAGATGCTAAAGAAAAAACTGCGCCACATGGCAATGTAAATAAGTTTAAACAAATGTATGAAGAGTTTTCTACTCCGAATACATACAGATCAGCATCAGGAGCTCCAGGTCCAAATTATTATCAGCAACAAGCCGATTATAAAATGGATATTACTTTGGACGACAAGAATGCTAAAATCTACGGAGAAGAAACAATTACCTACATTAATAACTCGCCAGATAATTTAGAGTTTTTATGGTTACAGTTAGATCAAAATGTTCGTACAAAAGATACTAAGGCTAAATTAAAAAACGGATCATCAGTACCTGTTGCAAATACAGTAGAAACTTTTGCAAAAGCGTATATGAAAGAAAATTTTGATGGTGGTTTTAATATCGAGTTTGTAAAAGACTCAAACGGTAAGGCATTGCCTTATACCATCAACCAAACCATGATGCGTATTGATTTGCCAACACCATTAAAAAGTAAAGATCAAATTTCTTTTTCTGTAAAATGGAATTATAACATACCTGATCATACTGTTGATAGAGCAAGATCTGGTTATGAGTTTTTTCCGGAAGATGGTAACCGCGCCTATGTAATTGCACAATTCTTTCCTAGAATGGCAGTATACAGCGATGTTGAAGGATGGCAGAACCACCAATTTTGGGGTAACGGCGAATTTGCTTTACCATTTGGTGATTACGATGTAAATATTACAGTACCTGCAGATCATATTTTAGATGCAACAGGAGATTTACAAAACATGAAAGATGTTTTTTCTAAAGAAATGATTGGCCGTTATGAAATGGCTAAAAAATCTTTTGATAAGCCAGTTATAATTGTAACACAAGCAGAAGCAGAAGCAGCAGAAAAAGGTTTTTCTGAAAAAACAAAAACATGGAAGTTTAAGGCTAAAAATGTTAGAGATTACGGTTTTGCAACCTCTCGTAAGTTTATCTGGGATATGCAAAATGTAAAATTAGGAAATGGAAAAACGTCTATGGCGGTTTCTTTATACCCTAAAGAAGGTAACCCATTATGGGAAGAGTATTCTACAAAAGCAGTAGCACATACATTACGTTCGTACTCTGCACATACTTTTGATTACCCATATTCAAAAGCAATATCGGTACATGCAAAAAACCAAGGTATGGAGTACCCGATGATTTGCTGGAACTACGGTAGACCAGAAAAAGATGGTACCTATTCTGATAGAGTAAAATACGGGATGATTAGTGTGATTATACATGAAGTAGGTCATAACTTTTTTCCAATGATTGTAAATTCTGATGAACGCCAATGGGGTTGGATGGATGAAGGTTTAGATACTTTTATGCAATACATGGCAGAGCAAGAATTCGGAGAAGCATTTCCTGAAGCAATTGCTCCAAATGATAAATACCCATCACGAAGAGGTGAGCCATCTAAAATTGTAGACTACATGAGTGGTGATCAAGATTTTATTGCTCCAATTATGTCAAATCCTGAAAATGTTTATCAATTAGGGAACAATGCATACGGTAAGCCAGCAACAGCATTAAATATTTTAAGAGAAACAGTAATGGGTAGAGAGTTATTTGACCATGCTTTTAAAACATATGCTCACAGATGGATGTTTAAGCACCCTAGTCCTGAAGATTTCTTTAGAACAATGGAAGATGCTTCGGCAGTAGATTTAGATTACTATTGGAGAGGCTGGTTCTACAGTACTGAATTTGTAGATATAGGTGTTTCAAGTGTTAAAAAATATGTAGTATCTGATAAGCCAACTGCAAAAATGAAAGAATATGCAGCGGCAAGAAATCAGAATATAAAAGATTTACCACCATTAGTGTATTTAGCTGAAGAAGGTACAGAAGATTATAATGAAAAATCGAATGGTAAATTACCATCAGAAATTTCTAAGCCTTTAAAAGAATTTATGATGGATAACATGACTGCTGAAGAAAGAGCAGCAGTTAAAGAGCCTAAATTCTTTTACGAAGTTACTTTTAACAAGCCAGGTGGTATACCAATGCCACTTATTGTAGAGTACACGTATGGTGATGGTACAATGGAAACAATTACCTACCCAGCTGAAATTTGGAGAAAGAATGATAAAGAGATTTCTTATGTATTATCATTACAAAAAGAGTTGGTAAGTGTAGTCGTAGATCCGAAGGCAGAAACTGCTGATATTGATACTACAAATAACTCTTGGCCTAAAAAAGATGTTCAGTCTGATTTTGATAAATTTAAAGGAAGTCAAAAAAACTAA